The following coding sequences lie in one Streptomyces xiamenensis genomic window:
- a CDS encoding SDR family NAD(P)-dependent oxidoreductase: MESSDAPVALVTGGTSGIGLATARLLSERGHRVAVCGRDQRRLDRAARELPGVHAVRADLSTWEAAAAAVAEVVSAFGRLDVLVTAHGAVGEPGPVAELPAAAWDHVLGTNLIGPIATTVAAVPALRRTRGAVVHVGSISAIQATPQTAPYGVSKAGLVAFTKHAAADLAEFGIRVNAVLPGWVRTPPAIAYFEQIGRPEGPRDGNFLGRVAEPAEIAEVIAFLASRKASFITGEAVVADGGEWIKMSDPE, translated from the coding sequence ATGGAATCGTCGGACGCCCCGGTGGCCCTGGTCACCGGCGGAACCAGCGGGATCGGTCTGGCCACGGCCCGTCTGCTGAGCGAGCGCGGGCACCGCGTCGCGGTGTGCGGGCGCGACCAGCGGCGGCTGGACCGTGCGGCGCGTGAACTCCCCGGCGTGCACGCCGTCCGCGCGGACCTGTCCACGTGGGAGGCCGCCGCGGCGGCCGTGGCCGAGGTGGTGTCCGCGTTCGGGCGCCTGGACGTACTGGTGACCGCGCACGGTGCGGTCGGCGAGCCCGGCCCCGTGGCGGAGTTGCCGGCCGCCGCGTGGGATCACGTACTGGGCACGAACCTGATCGGACCGATCGCGACGACCGTCGCCGCGGTCCCCGCGCTGCGGCGGACCCGGGGGGCCGTGGTGCACGTGGGATCCATCAGCGCGATCCAGGCGACGCCCCAGACAGCGCCCTACGGGGTGTCGAAGGCGGGTCTGGTCGCGTTCACCAAGCACGCGGCGGCCGATCTCGCCGAGTTCGGCATCCGGGTCAACGCGGTGCTGCCGGGGTGGGTCAGGACTCCGCCGGCCATCGCGTACTTCGAGCAGATCGGCCGGCCCGAGGGCCCCAGGGACGGCAACTTCCTGGGCCGGGTCGCCGAGCCCGCCGAGATCGCGGAGGTGATCGCGTTCCTGGCCTCGCGGAAGGCCAGCTTCATCACCGGAGAGGCCGTCGTCGCCGACGGCGGTGAGTGGATCAAAATGTCCGACCCCGAGTGA